The following coding sequences are from one Stigmatopora nigra isolate UIUO_SnigA chromosome 10, RoL_Snig_1.1, whole genome shotgun sequence window:
- the LOC144203446 gene encoding uncharacterized protein LOC144203446, with product MHQRSLLGESSLKNVIQRHDLTPGVFVKIQLFLDAQLTHNLEVTGDGDRSRPVSRQSSQVNHLLSVKIQLFLDVQITHNLEVTGTDQAHIRLVSRQSSQVNHLKMMPLLLLSSGPCPDILPKSTT from the exons ATGCATCAACGGAGTTTGCTGGGGGAAAGCTCACTCAAAAATGTCATCCAGAGGCACGATTTAACTCCTGGTGTCTT CGTCAAGATACAGCTCTTCCTGGATGCCCAGCTCACTCACAACCTTGAGGTTACAGGAGACGGGgacagatcaag GCCTGTGTCCAGACAATCTTCCCAAGTCAACCACTTGTTAAGTGTCAAGATACAGCTCTTCCTGGATGTCCAGATCACTCACAACCTTGAGGTTACAGGgacagatcaag cTCACATTAGGCTTGTGTCCAGACAATCTTCCCAAGTCAACCACTTGAAGATGATGCCTCTTTTATTGCTCTCATCAGGCCCGTGTCCAGACATTCTTCCCAAGTCAACCACTTGA
- the mlnl gene encoding motilin-like, protein MTMRGAVTCCMVLTCLVALLVERTQGHMTFFSPQELTEMRLLKQREGRKDMSPRSEDGQCQEVAVQKIPQIEHDGNLDKTMDVTARLSPKQLDQVAPMLEELIHEIVEQQKAK, encoded by the exons ATGACCATGCGTGGAGCTGTCACTTGCTGTATGGTGCTGACGTGCCTTGTGGCCCTGCTGGTGGAGAGAACCCAAGGACACATGACCTTCTTTAGCCCACAGGAGCTGACCGAGATGAGGTTGTTGAAG CAACGAGAGGGTAGAAAGGACATGTCGCCTCGGTCAGAGGATGGTCAGTGCCAGGAAGTTGCTGTCCAAAAGATTCCTCAAATTGAACACGATGGAAACCTA gATAAAACCATGGATGTTACAGCGCGACTTTCACCCAAGCAGCTGGACCAAGTCGCCCCTATGCTAGAGGAGCTCATCCATGAAATTGTGGAGCAACAGAAAG ccAAGTAG
- the LOC144202758 gene encoding retinol dehydrogenase 12, with protein sequence MVGWLDVISHPLWMVTTLILWRVVRSQRRGSWDPCACPVQLKGKTAIVTGANTGIGKFIAMDFARRGARVILACRSVSRGTAAAKEIQAKTGNHDVHVRQVDLSSMDSVREFVEKIVREERGLHILINNAGVSGLPQQLTKDGFDVCFATNHLGPFLLTNQLLDLMKASAPARIVTLSSVYHKKGEVNFSHFHGKNITHNLDRVYNHTKLHNIICTNEFARRLQGTGVTANSVHPGVVMTGMMRHYSFKMRCIFSLIGQFFFKSAEEGAVSAIYCAVSEEAEGISGKYFDHDCSLALPAPLARDKALALKDFEICERLTSKL encoded by the exons ATGGTGGGCTGGCTGGATGTGATCTCTCACCCGTTGTGGATGGTGACCACGCTGATACTGTGGAGGGTAGTGCGCTCACAGAGGAGAGGGTCCTGGGACCCTTGTGCCTGCCCCGTGCAGCTCAAAGGGAAGACGGCGATAGTGACTGGCGCCAATACAG GGATTGGAAAGTTCATCGCCATGGACTTTGCCCGCAGGGGTGCCCGTGTCATTTTGGCCTGTCGTAGTGTGTCCCGGGGAACAGCGGCTGCTAAAGAAATCCAAGCAAAAACAGGAAACCATGACGTCCATGTGCGTCAGGTGGACCTTTCCTCTATGGATTCTGTCAGAGAATTTGTTGAAAAGATTGTGAGGGAGGAAAGAGGTCTTCACATTCTCATCAACAATGCTGGAGTGTCAG GTTTACCGCAGCAGCTTACTAAGGATGGGTTTGATGTCTGTTTTGCAACGAATCATTTGGGGCCATTTCTTCTCACAAACCAGCTGCTTG aCCTAATGAAAGCTTCAGCTCCAGCACGTATTGTCACTCTTAGTTCTGTCTACCACAAAAAGGGCGAAGTcaacttttcacattttcatgggAAAAATATTACTCATAACCTTGATCGAGTTTATAACCACACTAAGCTGCACAATATCATCTGTACTAATGAGTTTGCTCGCAGACTTCAAGGAACAG GTGTCACCGCCAACTCGGTCCACCCTGGCGTTGTCATGACGGGAATGATGAGACATTATTCCTTTAAGATGCGTTGCATCTTCAGCCTGATTGGACAGTTCTTTTTCAAG TCTGCAGAGGAAGGAGCAGTCAGTGCCATCTACTGTGCCGTGTCAGAAGAAGCGGAAGGCATAAGTGGAAAATATTTTGACCATGACTGCTCGCTGGCTCTGCCTGCCCCCTTGGCCCGAGACAAAGCTCTCGCCCTCAAGGACTTTGAGATATGTGAAAGACTAACATCGAAGCTGTGA
- the aqp7 gene encoding aquaporin-7 encodes MRDSMILQEEEMKDFGQSVEKRVTRRNGPFITRAIRLKSEVVRVGLAECLCTYVMMVFGLGSVAQVVTGQGEFGHYISINLGFGLGVAMGAHVGGNVSGAHMNGAVSFAMCAIGRLAWKMFPLYFISQLLGSFFAAGTIYAVYYEAIHDYCGGNLTTYGEKATASIFATYPAPYLSLFGGFIDQIFGTAILLLCLMALSDQKNKPPAVGSEPTLVGLLVLLIGISLGSNSGYAINPTRDIGPRLFTAIAGWGTDVFRAGNGWWWVPIVAPMIGGLLGAGLYMVLVELHHPPLSENCTVMTKRTDLEKETAPLEKQNFDTDLCV; translated from the exons ATGAGAGACTCTATGATActacaagaagaagaaatgaaAGACTTTGGACAGTCTGTAGAGAAAAGGGTCACTCGGAGAAATGGACCCTTTATAACTCGGGCTATCCGATTAAAGAGCGAAGTTGTTCGTGTGGGACTTGCAGAATGCCTTTGCACGTATGTAATGATG gTGTTTGGACTCGGTTCTGTGGCACAGGTCGTGACTGGACAAGGAGAATTTGGACATTACATAAGCATCAACCTAGGCTTTGGGTTGGGTGTTGCAATGGGTGCTCACGTTGGAGGGAACGTTTCAG GCGCTCACATGAACGGAGCGGTGTCCTTCGCCATGTGTGCGATTGGCCGTCTCGCATGGAAGATGTTCCCCCTCTATTTTATTTCACAACTGCTGGGCTCTTTTTTTGCAGCTGGGACCATTTATGCTGTGTATTATG AGGCAATACATGACTATTGTGGGGGGAATCTGACTACCTATGGTGAAAAAGCAACTGCGAGTATCTTTGCCACCTATCCTGCCCCATACCTTTCCTTGTTTGGTGGATTCATAGACCAG ATATTTGGTACAGCTATTCTTCTGCTGTGCCTGATGGCTTTGTCTGACCAGAAAAACAAACCCCCAGCAGTAGGCAGTGAGCCTACACTAGTGGGACTTCTGGTTCTGCTCATTGGCATTTCTCTGGGCAGCAACAGTGGCTACGCAATCAACCCAACCAGAGACATCGGACCGAGGCTCTTCACAGCTATTGCAGGTTGGGGAACTGACGTTTTCAG GGCTGGAAATGGTTGGTGGTGGGTACCCATTGTTGCCCCAATGATTGGTGGTCTACTTGGTGCGGGGCTCTACATGGTCTTGGTGGAACTTCACCATCCTCCCCTCTCTGAAAACTGTACTGTAATGACTAAGAGAACTGATCTAGAGAAGGAGACTGCCCCgctggaaaaacaaaactttgaCACTGATTTATGTGTCTAA
- the tpgs2 gene encoding tubulin polyglutamylase complex subunit 2 isoform X2 has product MDGTKESSALKCIPVRLTLGITGILENLPGVADVRLAEREPAEKRGLLSWEQKNNCILPEDLRDFYLTTDGFTLTWNVKLDNECFPLGCMTINSVGQLQPLQQPTQFFSLPNTPSLADLDWEESGADCGLTSAPTLPHFDSRSRIFVLDSCGGNGKVCLVYKNTITGVVAQQSEIWFLDFSLCWHFLTATFSSYYRLMITHLGLPEWQYLFTPYGPSPQAKQWASLYQPLTFRNDLNVTHPAGDSILNKLDPTKAFKAKAKVPTPKKKPPVPCNLASNAKNQNSSARPGIAKR; this is encoded by the exons ATGGATGGAACTAAAGAGAGTTCAgcattaaaatgtattcctGTAAGACTGACACTCGGCATCACTGGAATCCTTG AGAATTTGCCGGGTGTGGCAGATGTGCGGCTTGCAGAAAGAGAACCTGCAGAGAAAAGGGGTCTACTATCATGGGAACAG AAAAATAATTGCATATTACCAGAGGACCTGCGAGACTTTTATTTGACAACTGATGGTTTCACACTTACATGGAACGTCAAACTAGACA atgaatgtttcccattagGATGCATGACAATTAACAGTGTGGGCCAGTTGCAGCCTCTTCAACAGCCAACACAATTTTTCTCCCTTCCAAATACACCATCACTAGCTGACCTAGACTGGGAGGAGAGCGGAGCCGATTGTG GGTTGACCAGTGCTCCTACTCTTCCTCATTTTGATTCACGCAGCCGCATCTTTGTGTTGGATTCATGTGGTGGGAATGGCAAGGTCTGCTTGGTATACAAAAACACCATCACAG gTGTGGTTGCCCAACAAAGTGAAATATGGTTTCTCGACTTCTCGCTTTGCTGGCATTTCTTAACTGCAACCTTCTCTTCATACTACCGCCTCATGATCACTCACCTGGGCTTGCCTGAATGGCAGTATTTGTTTACACCTTATGGCCCCAGTCCACAAGCCAAG CAATGGGCATCACTCTACCAGCCACTGACCTTCAGAAATGATCTGAATGTGACCCATCCTGCTGGAGACTCCATTCTAAACAAGTTGGATCCCACAAAGGCTTTTAAAGCCAAAGCCAAGGTTCCCACCCCTAAAAAGAAACCTCCCGTACCTTGCAACCTAGCAAGTAATGCCAAAAACCAAAACAGTAGTGCAAGACCTGGCATAGCAAAACGATAA
- the tpgs2 gene encoding tubulin polyglutamylase complex subunit 2 isoform X1 codes for MDGTKESSALKCIPVRLTLGITGILENLPGVADVRLAEREPAEKRGLLSWEQKNNCILPEDLRDFYLTTDGFTLTWNVKLDNECFPLGCMTINSVGQLQPLQQPTQFFSLPNTPSLADLDWEESGADCAGLTSAPTLPHFDSRSRIFVLDSCGGNGKVCLVYKNTITGVVAQQSEIWFLDFSLCWHFLTATFSSYYRLMITHLGLPEWQYLFTPYGPSPQAKQWASLYQPLTFRNDLNVTHPAGDSILNKLDPTKAFKAKAKVPTPKKKPPVPCNLASNAKNQNSSARPGIAKR; via the exons ATGGATGGAACTAAAGAGAGTTCAgcattaaaatgtattcctGTAAGACTGACACTCGGCATCACTGGAATCCTTG AGAATTTGCCGGGTGTGGCAGATGTGCGGCTTGCAGAAAGAGAACCTGCAGAGAAAAGGGGTCTACTATCATGGGAACAG AAAAATAATTGCATATTACCAGAGGACCTGCGAGACTTTTATTTGACAACTGATGGTTTCACACTTACATGGAACGTCAAACTAGACA atgaatgtttcccattagGATGCATGACAATTAACAGTGTGGGCCAGTTGCAGCCTCTTCAACAGCCAACACAATTTTTCTCCCTTCCAAATACACCATCACTAGCTGACCTAGACTGGGAGGAGAGCGGAGCCGATTGTG CAGGGTTGACCAGTGCTCCTACTCTTCCTCATTTTGATTCACGCAGCCGCATCTTTGTGTTGGATTCATGTGGTGGGAATGGCAAGGTCTGCTTGGTATACAAAAACACCATCACAG gTGTGGTTGCCCAACAAAGTGAAATATGGTTTCTCGACTTCTCGCTTTGCTGGCATTTCTTAACTGCAACCTTCTCTTCATACTACCGCCTCATGATCACTCACCTGGGCTTGCCTGAATGGCAGTATTTGTTTACACCTTATGGCCCCAGTCCACAAGCCAAG CAATGGGCATCACTCTACCAGCCACTGACCTTCAGAAATGATCTGAATGTGACCCATCCTGCTGGAGACTCCATTCTAAACAAGTTGGATCCCACAAAGGCTTTTAAAGCCAAAGCCAAGGTTCCCACCCCTAAAAAGAAACCTCCCGTACCTTGCAACCTAGCAAGTAATGCCAAAAACCAAAACAGTAGTGCAAGACCTGGCATAGCAAAACGATAA